A genome region from Tolypothrix sp. PCC 7712 includes the following:
- the rpmI gene encoding 50S ribosomal protein L35: MPKLKTRKAAAKRFRATGTGKIVRRKAYKNHLLEHKTSDKKRSMSKSGLVHERDEDNVRLMLPYL, encoded by the coding sequence ATGCCTAAACTCAAGACTCGTAAAGCAGCTGCAAAGCGATTCCGTGCCACCGGTACAGGTAAAATCGTTCGTCGCAAAGCTTATAAAAACCACCTTCTAGAGCATAAAACTTCAGATAAGAAGCGCAGTATGTCCAAGTCTGGACTTGTACACGAACGCGACGAAGATAATGTACGTTTGATGCTCCCCTATTTGTAA
- the rplT gene encoding 50S ribosomal protein L20, protein MTRVKRGNVARKRRNKILKLAKGFRGSHSTLFRTANQQVMKALRSAYRDRKKKKRDFRRLWIARINAAARVHGLSYSKLIGNLKKADIQLNRKMLAQLAVVDPASFGKIAELAASQGKG, encoded by the coding sequence ATGACACGGGTAAAACGCGGTAACGTAGCTCGTAAACGCCGCAATAAAATTCTCAAACTAGCTAAAGGTTTTCGCGGTTCCCACTCAACTCTGTTTAGAACCGCTAATCAACAGGTAATGAAAGCACTGCGGAGTGCTTATCGCGATCGCAAAAAGAAAAAGCGCGATTTCCGTCGCCTGTGGATCGCTCGTATCAATGCTGCAGCAAGGGTACATGGTTTGAGCTATAGCAAGCTCATCGGTAATCTCAAAAAAGCCGATATCCAACTCAATCGCAAAATGTTGGCGCAATTAGCAGTTGTCGATCCAGCTAGCTTTGGCAAAATTGCTGAATTAGCCGCCAGCCAAGGTAAAGGTTAA
- a CDS encoding transporter substrate-binding domain-containing protein, giving the protein MRVWQQYWFSSFILYSLSFLLIVCFCFLGTVPIASAAQMPEIQRRGYFTIAVKDNLRPLGFRDAKGNLQGLEIDLAQRLASDLLGKANAVKLKPVANRDRLSVVFNNQVDFAIARVTATESRSRLVSFSVPYYFDGSYVVVKDTGMQRINDLAKRKIAVLNNSTTIADIKYYVPNAELVGVKSYEEAREKIESDAVSAFAADASVLSGWVQQYPQYRLLPTKLSTAPLSVVMPKGLQYDDLRLQVNGAIARYIDEGWLKQRAQDWGLP; this is encoded by the coding sequence ATGCGTGTCTGGCAGCAATACTGGTTTTCATCCTTTATCCTTTACTCTTTATCCTTTTTATTAATTGTTTGTTTTTGCTTTTTGGGGACAGTACCAATTGCATCTGCCGCCCAAATGCCAGAAATTCAGCGGCGAGGCTATTTCACAATTGCTGTCAAAGATAACTTGCGTCCCTTGGGATTTAGAGATGCCAAGGGTAATTTGCAAGGCTTGGAAATTGACTTAGCACAGCGTTTGGCAAGTGACTTGCTAGGTAAAGCAAACGCTGTGAAATTAAAACCCGTAGCCAATCGCGATCGCTTATCTGTAGTATTCAACAATCAAGTTGACTTTGCCATTGCGCGGGTAACAGCAACAGAGTCACGTTCTCGCTTAGTAAGTTTCAGTGTTCCTTACTACTTTGATGGTAGTTATGTAGTTGTAAAGGATACTGGAATGCAGCGAATCAATGATTTAGCAAAACGCAAAATCGCTGTACTGAATAACTCCACAACTATTGCCGATATCAAGTACTATGTGCCGAATGCTGAGTTAGTAGGAGTAAAATCCTATGAAGAAGCGAGAGAAAAAATAGAAAGCGATGCTGTCTCTGCCTTTGCCGCCGATGCTAGCGTTTTGAGTGGTTGGGTGCAACAATATCCCCAATATCGACTACTACCAACCAAACTATCCACAGCCCCTTTATCTGTAGTCATGCCCAAAGGCTTGCAATACGATGATTTAAGACTACAGGTAAATGGAGCGATCGCACGTTACATAGATGAAGGCTGGCTCAAACAACGCGCCCAAGATTGGGGGTTACCATAA
- a CDS encoding tetratricopeptide repeat protein, whose product MDNSLAVVYLSIFIGILTFAVVSVFQQIFKTRRIESSLSRLKKKLSKDKGTAQEYYELGSIYSQKKVYSQAIALFQKALKAAEEEGEEAVAPIYNGLGYAYFAQEQYDLAIRQYKEALKLKPDYVTALNNLGHAYEEKKLNTQALQTYEEALKFAPNNSIAKRRAESLRRLVSA is encoded by the coding sequence ATGGATAACAGTCTAGCGGTTGTTTATCTCTCGATTTTCATCGGTATACTCACATTTGCTGTTGTGAGTGTTTTCCAGCAAATTTTCAAAACTCGTCGGATTGAAAGTTCCTTGTCTCGCTTAAAAAAGAAGTTGAGTAAGGATAAAGGAACTGCTCAAGAATATTACGAGTTAGGCAGTATTTATTCTCAAAAGAAAGTCTATTCCCAAGCGATCGCGCTGTTTCAAAAAGCTCTCAAAGCAGCCGAAGAAGAGGGAGAAGAAGCTGTTGCTCCTATCTACAATGGGCTAGGGTATGCTTACTTTGCCCAAGAGCAATATGATTTAGCAATTCGTCAGTACAAAGAAGCGCTGAAGCTAAAACCTGATTATGTGACAGCGCTCAATAATCTCGGTCATGCTTATGAGGAAAAAAAATTAAATACACAGGCACTACAAACCTACGAAGAAGCCCTCAAATTCGCGCCTAATAATTCTATTGCTAAACGTCGTGCTGAATCTTTGCGCCGTTTGGTTTCTGCATAA
- a CDS encoding primary-amine oxidase, producing MIKKLRFFSLAIAIIIFTVGALGSREMLLAQQPVISHPLTALTSAEIETAVTVVKKDKNLTDKAVFPLITLQEPNKQEVINFTPGKSFQRQAFLVAYETEKNQTYEAVVDLKTQILSSWKQIPNAQPAIINSEYGLAAKIVKSDLQWQAAMQKRGITDFDKVKINCWAAGILTDSETAKGKRICRALSYYKGKHWNYFASPIEGVLATVDLNTGKIDSFIDNGVVPLSQQNWNYDIQSLGKLLSPPKLLKILQPQGTSFRIRGNTISWQGWNFRYLMHPRSGLVLYQVTYDDGEKVRPVLYRASLSEMVVPYGHPNFTWAFRNAFDVGEYNFGSLATSMELGKDIPENGLLLNAVMANEQGEPYEMPKVIGIYERDNGLLWKHYEYNTQKNYVRRNRELVLTMTAAVDNYDYSLNWIFHQDGSLEIENDLTGVVLVQGTAADKQSQDNSYGRLLAKNIFGVNHQHFFNYRLDMDVDGQANSVMEMNVQALPLDNHNSLGNAIAVTDTPLTTEKAAVRDLDMKHSREWMIANAKRQNTIGTPPAYMLMPGGNTIFFPVEGSKIREKAGFATHHVWVTKYQPNELYAGGDYPNQTQPGKGLPQYIANDEPLTGEDIVLWYTMGVTHIPRPEDWPVMPTHQVSFKLAPRGFFSRNSAINLPE from the coding sequence ATGATTAAGAAGTTGCGGTTCTTTAGTTTAGCTATAGCCATTATTATCTTCACGGTTGGCGCTTTAGGTTCTAGGGAAATGTTACTTGCACAACAACCTGTGATTTCCCATCCTTTAACAGCGTTAACATCAGCAGAAATTGAAACAGCAGTGACGGTGGTGAAGAAAGATAAAAATCTTACTGACAAAGCTGTATTTCCCTTAATAACTTTGCAAGAACCAAATAAACAAGAAGTTATTAATTTTACACCTGGTAAATCTTTTCAGCGTCAAGCTTTTTTGGTAGCGTATGAAACAGAAAAAAATCAAACCTATGAAGCTGTAGTTGACCTGAAAACTCAAATCTTGAGTTCTTGGAAACAAATACCTAACGCCCAACCTGCAATAATTAATTCAGAATATGGTCTAGCCGCAAAAATTGTAAAATCTGATCTCCAATGGCAAGCAGCAATGCAAAAACGGGGAATTACAGATTTTGACAAAGTTAAAATTAATTGTTGGGCAGCGGGGATTTTAACTGATAGCGAAACGGCTAAAGGTAAGCGTATTTGTCGCGCTTTATCTTACTATAAAGGTAAACATTGGAACTATTTTGCTAGTCCGATTGAAGGTGTGCTGGCTACTGTTGATTTAAACACAGGTAAAATCGATAGTTTTATAGACAACGGGGTAGTACCTTTATCTCAACAAAATTGGAATTACGATATCCAATCTTTAGGTAAATTACTTTCTCCACCCAAATTATTAAAAATTCTCCAACCTCAAGGTACTAGTTTCCGAATACGAGGTAATACAATTAGTTGGCAAGGTTGGAATTTTCGCTATTTGATGCATCCTCGCAGTGGCTTAGTTCTTTACCAAGTAACTTATGATGACGGGGAAAAAGTTCGCCCAGTTTTATATCGCGCTAGCCTATCAGAAATGGTAGTGCCTTATGGTCATCCTAATTTTACCTGGGCTTTTAGAAATGCTTTTGATGTGGGGGAATATAACTTTGGTTCTCTCGCCACTTCAATGGAGTTAGGTAAGGATATTCCCGAAAATGGCTTGTTATTGAATGCGGTGATGGCTAATGAACAGGGAGAACCTTACGAAATGCCAAAGGTAATTGGCATTTATGAACGAGATAATGGGCTGTTGTGGAAACATTATGAATACAACACCCAGAAAAATTATGTCCGTCGTAACCGCGAATTAGTGCTGACCATGACGGCGGCGGTGGATAATTATGATTACAGCCTGAATTGGATTTTTCACCAAGATGGCAGTTTAGAAATTGAGAATGATTTAACAGGAGTTGTTTTAGTACAAGGGACAGCAGCGGACAAACAGTCTCAAGATAATTCCTATGGACGACTGCTAGCGAAGAATATATTCGGGGTAAATCATCAACACTTTTTCAACTACCGCCTAGATATGGATGTAGACGGACAGGCTAATTCTGTGATGGAAATGAATGTGCAAGCCTTACCACTGGATAATCATAATTCTCTGGGAAATGCGATCGCAGTTACAGATACTCCCTTAACTACAGAAAAAGCTGCTGTGCGCGATTTGGATATGAAACACAGCCGCGAATGGATGATTGCTAACGCCAAACGCCAAAATACTATAGGCACTCCCCCAGCATATATGCTGATGCCAGGCGGTAATACGATATTCTTCCCTGTAGAAGGTTCTAAGATTCGAGAAAAAGCTGGCTTTGCGACACACCATGTTTGGGTGACAAAATATCAGCCAAATGAACTCTACGCTGGCGGCGATTATCCGAACCAAACTCAACCAGGAAAGGGCTTACCGCAATATATTGCCAACGATGAACCTTTAACTGGTGAAGATATCGTACTTTGGTACACAATGGGCGTTACCCATATTCCCCGCCCCGAAGATTGGCCTGTGATGCCAACGCACCAAGTTAGCTTTAAACTTGCTCCTAGAGGATTTTTTAGCCGTAATTCTGCGATTAATTTACCTGAATGA
- a CDS encoding Uma2 family endonuclease: MLSHNLKNALPSTDELPCSDDTPVDNEDQNLLPNILLFLLNSIWATRMDWYFGVDMGVYHTTGINPRVPVVPDAFLSVGVERKKGGKSRKSYAVWEENEVVPILTLEMVSHTPGGEYDEKMEIYTKLGVLYYVIYNPEFWRRDQHQPFEVYKLVDGKYQLQIGEPYWMSEIGLGIGRYQGVVAGIPQELLSWYDEKGDRYLTPEEQAQQERQRAEQLAQYLRSIGVDPDNLPNS; encoded by the coding sequence ATGCTGTCCCACAATCTCAAAAATGCGTTACCAAGCACAGATGAATTGCCTTGTAGCGACGATACGCCCGTGGATAACGAAGATCAGAATTTGTTGCCTAATATTCTCCTGTTCTTACTCAACTCGATATGGGCAACAAGAATGGATTGGTACTTTGGCGTAGATATGGGAGTTTATCACACCACAGGTATTAATCCTAGAGTACCAGTAGTGCCAGATGCATTTTTGAGTGTGGGAGTAGAAAGGAAAAAAGGCGGGAAATCACGCAAAAGTTACGCAGTTTGGGAAGAAAACGAAGTAGTTCCTATCCTCACCTTAGAAATGGTATCCCATACGCCAGGGGGTGAATATGACGAAAAGATGGAGATATACACCAAACTGGGCGTATTGTACTACGTGATTTACAATCCAGAATTTTGGCGACGCGACCAACATCAACCATTTGAAGTGTATAAGTTGGTAGATGGTAAGTATCAATTGCAGATAGGTGAACCCTACTGGATGAGCGAAATCGGTTTAGGGATTGGCAGATATCAAGGTGTAGTTGCTGGGATTCCCCAAGAGTTATTGTCATGGTATGACGAAAAAGGCGATCGCTATTTAACCCCAGAAGAACAAGCACAGCAAGAACGACAACGTGCTGAACAATTAGCCCAGTACCTACGCTCAATAGGCGTTGATCCTGATAATCTACCTAATTCTTAA
- the bchB gene encoding ferredoxin:protochlorophyllide reductase (ATP-dependent) subunit B gives MKLAYWMYAGPAHIGTLRIASSFKNVHAIMHAPLGDDYFNVMRSMLSRERNFTPVTASVVDRNVLARGSQEKVVENITRKDAEEHPDLIVLTPTCTSSILQEDLHNFVERAQIESKGDVMLADVNHYRYNELQAADRTLQQIVKFYIEKARKKGELPEGKTANPSVNIIGISTLGFHNQHDCTELKRLMADLGIEVNTVIPEGASVNELKKMPQAWFNLVPYRELGLTTARYLEEQFGTPYVDITPMGVVETARCIRKIQQVINAQGAEVEYEEFINEQTLYVSQAAWFSRSIDCQNLTGKKAVVFGDNTHAAAMTKILSREMGIHVVWAGTYCKYDADWFREQVSEYCDEVLITDDHGEIGDAIARVEPSAIFGTQMERHVGKRLNIPCGVIAAPIHVQNFPIGYKPFLGYEGTNQVTDLIYNSFTLGMEDHLLEIFGGHDTKEVITKGISAESDLNWTKDGLAELNKIPGFVRGKVKRNTEKFARDRGIKDINSEVLYAAKEAVGA, from the coding sequence ATGAAATTGGCTTACTGGATGTATGCAGGGCCAGCGCACATTGGTACGCTGAGAATTGCCAGTTCTTTTAAGAATGTCCATGCCATCATGCACGCCCCACTAGGCGATGACTATTTTAATGTCATGCGCTCCATGCTATCGCGGGAAAGGAACTTTACTCCGGTAACAGCCAGTGTTGTAGATCGCAACGTTTTAGCACGTGGTTCTCAAGAAAAGGTGGTAGAAAATATCACCCGCAAAGATGCCGAGGAACACCCAGATTTAATTGTCTTAACTCCCACCTGCACTTCTAGTATTCTGCAAGAAGACTTGCACAACTTTGTCGAACGGGCACAAATAGAATCGAAAGGCGATGTCATGTTAGCGGATGTGAACCACTACCGCTATAACGAACTGCAAGCAGCCGATCGCACTTTGCAACAAATAGTGAAATTCTACATTGAGAAAGCCCGCAAAAAAGGCGAACTACCAGAAGGCAAAACTGCAAACCCCTCAGTCAATATCATCGGGATTTCTACCCTGGGTTTCCACAACCAGCATGATTGCACCGAACTGAAAAGGCTGATGGCTGATTTGGGAATTGAGGTGAACACCGTGATTCCTGAAGGCGCTTCTGTCAACGAATTGAAGAAGATGCCCCAAGCTTGGTTTAACCTAGTACCTTATCGCGAACTCGGTTTAACAACAGCGCGTTACCTGGAAGAACAATTCGGCACTCCTTACGTAGACATTACCCCAATGGGTGTTGTAGAAACTGCTCGTTGTATCCGAAAAATTCAGCAGGTAATTAACGCTCAAGGTGCTGAGGTAGAGTACGAAGAGTTCATCAACGAGCAAACTCTGTATGTATCGCAGGCTGCTTGGTTCTCCCGTTCCATTGACTGTCAAAACTTAACTGGTAAAAAAGCCGTCGTGTTTGGTGACAACACCCACGCCGCCGCCATGACTAAGATTTTGTCACGGGAAATGGGGATTCACGTTGTTTGGGCGGGAACCTACTGCAAATATGATGCAGACTGGTTCCGCGAACAAGTGAGTGAATATTGCGATGAGGTTCTCATTACCGACGATCACGGGGAAATTGGCGATGCGATCGCCCGCGTCGAACCTTCCGCCATCTTCGGTACACAAATGGAACGCCACGTTGGTAAGCGCTTGAATATTCCCTGCGGCGTAATTGCTGCACCCATCCACGTGCAAAACTTCCCCATTGGTTACAAACCATTCTTGGGTTACGAAGGTACAAATCAGGTCACAGATTTAATCTACAATTCCTTTACTTTAGGAATGGAAGATCATCTGTTAGAAATCTTCGGTGGACACGACACTAAAGAAGTGATTACCAAAGGAATTTCTGCCGAATCTGATTTGAATTGGACAAAAGATGGTTTAGCAGAACTGAACAAAATTCCGGGATTTGTGCGCGGTAAAGTGAAACGCAACACCGAAAAATTTGCACGCGATCGCGGCATTAAAGATATCAATTCTGAAGTGCTTTACGCTGCAAAAGAAGCTGTAGGCGCTTAA
- a CDS encoding NB-ARC domain-containing protein: MRSLKSSPTGLKQIRQARNSREIAIDREEWLEEASNFIAPVKNGKNLVPATVSIGTWKRFLWGKPVKPVYFKAFCQVLNLDWEEVVETEDEVESAKKTDESSPISQYDWDGAPNIPIFYDRSIERTQLKQWLINDKCRLVSILAMGGVGKTALAKKLAEEVSGEFDYIIWRSLREAPTVEKIIADVVRFLSPQQEVDLPESLGEKITRLIEYLNTSRCLLILDNGESILQGGASTGCYLQGYAGYGELFRQVGESQHQSCLLLTSREQFLEVRRLAGESLPVRVWELGGLESATEILTARGITGCAEDIKDLVKHYHGNPLALQIVPATIKKLFNGDIRAFLNSETTVFDDIEDLLTQQFQRLSKPEQSLMYWLAIYRQPVLENDLIEDVLGLSAKEVREALNSLSRRCLIQSTDEGLTLQNVVMEYVSNLFIHKIINELESSELDLLRTHTIIQASVPDYIREHQIQMLLKPVVEYLCKNQTKKVIEQKFRLILKKLREAELQVLAGYAEGNLINLLIQLQVN; the protein is encoded by the coding sequence ATGCGGAGCTTAAAATCATCCCCAACAGGGCTAAAGCAAATCAGACAAGCGCGGAATTCACGAGAAATAGCCATTGACCGAGAAGAATGGCTGGAAGAGGCAAGTAATTTTATAGCGCCAGTGAAAAATGGTAAAAATCTTGTTCCTGCAACTGTGTCGATTGGGACTTGGAAACGCTTTCTATGGGGTAAACCAGTTAAACCTGTATATTTCAAGGCTTTTTGCCAAGTTCTGAACCTAGACTGGGAGGAGGTTGTTGAGACTGAGGATGAAGTTGAAAGCGCGAAAAAGACAGATGAATCATCACCGATTTCTCAGTATGACTGGGATGGTGCGCCGAATATACCAATTTTCTACGATAGAAGTATAGAACGAACCCAATTAAAACAATGGCTAATTAACGATAAATGTCGCCTGGTGAGTATTTTGGCGATGGGTGGTGTGGGTAAAACTGCTTTGGCGAAAAAATTAGCGGAGGAGGTAAGTGGGGAATTTGACTACATTATTTGGCGCAGTCTGCGAGAAGCACCGACGGTAGAAAAAATCATTGCGGATGTGGTGCGGTTTCTTTCCCCGCAGCAAGAAGTTGATTTACCGGAAAGTTTAGGGGAAAAAATCACGCGACTTATCGAATATTTAAATACTTCCCGTTGTTTGCTAATCCTCGATAATGGGGAATCAATTTTGCAAGGTGGTGCTTCTACGGGTTGCTATCTCCAAGGATATGCAGGTTATGGTGAGTTATTTCGCCAGGTGGGAGAATCACAGCATCAAAGTTGTTTGCTGTTAACTAGTCGTGAACAGTTTCTAGAAGTGCGACGATTAGCGGGGGAAAGTTTACCTGTGCGGGTTTGGGAGTTGGGAGGTTTGGAGTCAGCAACAGAAATTTTGACTGCGAGGGGAATAACTGGTTGTGCAGAAGATATTAAAGATTTGGTAAAGCATTATCACGGTAATCCTTTGGCTTTACAAATTGTGCCAGCAACAATTAAAAAGCTGTTTAATGGAGATATTAGAGCTTTTTTAAATTCGGAAACTACGGTTTTTGATGATATTGAAGATTTATTGACACAACAGTTTCAAAGATTATCTAAACCAGAACAATCTTTAATGTATTGGTTAGCAATTTATCGTCAACCAGTGTTGGAAAATGATTTAATTGAGGATGTTTTGGGTTTATCTGCAAAGGAAGTTCGAGAAGCTTTGAATTCTCTATCACGACGTTGTTTAATTCAATCTACTGATGAAGGTCTGACGCTACAAAATGTGGTGATGGAATATGTGAGCAATCTTTTCATTCACAAAATCATTAATGAGTTAGAAAGTAGCGAATTAGATTTATTGAGAACTCATACGATTATTCAAGCTTCCGTACCTGATTACATCCGAGAACATCAAATCCAGATGCTATTAAAACCAGTAGTAGAATATTTATGCAAAAATCAGACTAAAAAAGTTATAGAACAGAAATTTCGTCTTATTCTTAAAAAATTAAGAGAAGCCGAATTGCAAGTACTCGCGGGATATGCGGAGGGAAATTTAATCAATCTCTTAATCCAACTACAAGTAAATTAA
- a CDS encoding TnsA endonuclease N-terminal domain-containing protein has product MLTDYEFKKWCSDQKLSKLSILTLTDIRSSEPARRVGGGRKNVSGFYPSKKNQKSIQFESHKVELPFIYELEHDESVLEYYDQPPAFKINYQSKSGRNLGFFYTPDFFVIRASSAGWVECKTEKELQKLLVKQPHRYSFNSDGCWLSPPALSYAAQFGFDFQIFSDAKINWILYRNLTFLEDYYRAIDESKNLRDRSDELIENIVRSQPGITLNQLLDNKLGISADSIYFLIASEQIYIDLGACLLVEPEQCQVFCDREYASSHKSIFLSLRSADTITLPVINLVPKEQINWNGQIYTLIKVGHTQITLRSELGELIDLPVTELESKIRLGQITVNKQMYAGSNPDELNSILRGASQKDLEDANRRYRSIEPILLGQKIENPTVPERTLRDWLAKYKQAQQQYGYGYIGLLNHSHKKGNRNRKLPEQILELINEFITQSYETHKQKRKYEVYGAFCNACVNADIPDDQIPSYKTFISEIKKRSGWQQTCSREGHRAAYPQQSFYWELELTTPKHGDRSLEVCHIDHTKLDIELRCSHTNQVLGRPWATFLVDAYSRRILAVYLTFDPPSYRSCMMVLRICVMRYSRLPQIIVTDNGKEFHSTYFESLLALFECTLKHRPPAASRFSGVCERLFGTANTQFVYNLAGNTQITKKVRLMTKTVNPKNLAIWTLGLLYLYLCEWAYSEYDTTEHPALGMSPSDAFNQGMAKYGLRTHRLIPWDENLRILTLPTTQSQKVKVHPVQGIQIRGIHYWNSAFRDPSIHKTYVAIRYDPFDIGIAYAYVRGQWIECISEYYAAFKGRSEKEIWLATTELQKRKTNHHQEFKVRAKKLAEFLSSAEAEEVLLAQRLRDNQGKEVFKLIECERNKIQFHESLNLIETVAFESSENHNSESVQVESVTQIPTKLQIFDSY; this is encoded by the coding sequence ATGCTCACCGATTACGAGTTTAAAAAATGGTGTAGCGACCAAAAATTATCAAAATTATCAATCTTAACTCTTACGGATATTCGGTCTAGTGAGCCAGCGCGACGAGTTGGGGGTGGAAGAAAGAATGTTTCAGGTTTTTATCCCAGCAAAAAGAATCAAAAAAGCATTCAATTTGAGTCTCATAAAGTCGAGCTTCCCTTTATTTATGAACTAGAGCATGATGAGTCGGTTCTGGAATATTACGACCAACCTCCGGCATTTAAAATAAATTACCAGTCCAAGTCGGGAAGAAATCTTGGATTTTTCTATACCCCGGACTTTTTCGTTATCAGAGCTTCGAGCGCTGGGTGGGTAGAGTGTAAAACAGAAAAAGAATTACAAAAGTTGCTTGTCAAACAGCCTCATCGTTACAGCTTTAATAGTGATGGTTGTTGGTTATCACCACCTGCTTTATCGTATGCCGCACAATTTGGATTTGATTTTCAAATTTTTTCAGATGCTAAAATTAATTGGATTTTATACCGCAATCTAACATTTTTAGAAGATTATTATCGTGCTATTGATGAATCCAAAAATCTGAGGGATAGGTCAGACGAGTTAATTGAAAATATTGTTCGTTCCCAACCAGGGATAACGCTGAATCAATTGCTTGACAATAAGTTAGGAATTAGCGCCGACTCGATTTATTTTTTAATTGCTAGCGAGCAGATTTATATAGATTTAGGGGCGTGCTTACTAGTTGAGCCAGAACAATGCCAAGTTTTTTGTGACCGAGAGTATGCTTCTTCCCATAAATCGATATTTTTGTCATTGCGAAGTGCAGATACAATAACTCTTCCAGTCATAAATTTAGTTCCCAAAGAACAAATAAACTGGAATGGTCAAATCTATACATTGATAAAAGTTGGTCATACACAAATTACTCTGCGCTCTGAATTAGGAGAGTTGATTGACTTACCAGTTACCGAACTAGAGAGTAAAATTCGGCTGGGTCAAATAACAGTTAATAAACAGATGTATGCTGGCAGTAACCCCGACGAATTAAATTCAATATTAAGGGGTGCAAGCCAAAAAGATTTAGAAGATGCTAACCGACGTTACAGAAGTATTGAACCAATATTGTTAGGTCAAAAAATAGAAAATCCAACAGTCCCAGAACGCACTTTAAGGGATTGGCTAGCCAAATATAAACAGGCTCAACAACAGTACGGCTACGGCTATATTGGGCTTTTAAATCACTCCCATAAAAAAGGGAACCGCAACCGGAAGTTACCCGAACAAATCTTAGAATTAATCAATGAATTTATTACGCAAAGCTACGAAACCCACAAACAAAAACGCAAGTACGAGGTATATGGAGCTTTTTGTAATGCTTGCGTCAATGCAGACATTCCAGACGACCAAATTCCTAGCTATAAAACATTTATTAGCGAGATAAAAAAGCGTAGTGGTTGGCAGCAAACTTGTAGCAGAGAAGGACATAGAGCTGCTTACCCACAACAATCGTTTTACTGGGAATTAGAGCTAACAACACCAAAACACGGAGATAGGTCTTTAGAGGTTTGTCATATTGACCACACAAAATTGGACATAGAGCTACGATGTTCACATACAAACCAAGTACTTGGCAGACCTTGGGCTACATTTCTGGTAGACGCTTACAGCAGAAGAATATTAGCAGTTTATTTAACTTTTGACCCTCCGAGTTACCGCAGTTGCATGATGGTACTGCGGATTTGTGTAATGCGCTACTCACGTTTGCCCCAAATCATAGTCACAGACAACGGTAAAGAATTCCACAGTACCTACTTCGAGAGCTTGTTAGCTCTGTTTGAATGCACGCTCAAACACCGTCCCCCTGCTGCATCCCGATTTAGTGGCGTTTGCGAGCGTTTATTTGGAACAGCTAACACTCAATTTGTTTATAACTTAGCTGGTAACACGCAGATTACCAAAAAAGTCAGGTTGATGACCAAAACAGTCAACCCTAAAAATCTAGCAATTTGGACTCTTGGGTTATTGTATCTGTATCTTTGCGAATGGGCTTACTCAGAATATGACACAACAGAACATCCAGCTTTAGGGATGTCTCCTTCTGACGCATTTAATCAAGGTATGGCAAAGTATGGATTAAGAACTCACCGACTCATACCCTGGGACGAAAACTTGAGAATTTTAACTTTACCAACAACACAATCACAGAAAGTAAAAGTTCACCCAGTCCAAGGGATACAAATTCGAGGAATTCATTACTGGAATTCGGCTTTCCGCGACCCTAGTATTCACAAAACGTATGTGGCAATAAGATACGACCCATTTGATATTGGGATTGCTTATGCCTATGTTCGTGGTCAGTGGATTGAATGTATTAGCGAATATTATGCAGCTTTTAAAGGGCGTTCAGAAAAAGAGATTTGGCTGGCAACAACTGAGTTGCAAAAACGTAAAACCAATCATCATCAAGAATTTAAAGTTCGAGCCAAAAAATTAGCAGAATTTCTTTCATCAGCAGAAGCAGAAGAGGTTTTACTTGCACAACGTCTCCGAGATAATCAAGGAAAAGAAGTATTTAAACTCATTGAGTGTGAAAGAAATAAAATTCAATTTCATGAATCATTAAATTTGATAGAAACAGTAGCTTTTGAGTCAAGTGAAAATCACAATTCAGAATCAGTTCAAGTAGAAAGCGTTACTCAAATACCTACTAAACTCCAAATTTTTGATTCTTATTAA